The DNA region CTTTCAACAACTTGATTAAATTGAGTTCCAAGTTTTATGCGAGTTATCTTTTGTTGTTCTGGAATGAGTAggggaaaaaatgaaataaatgtattgtgaTTCTCCGTATGCAAGTCCTAATAgacatttgtcttcattcagccaaggaaaataccagtgacctaaggggtctttgtcattACAAGTCAcaagactcgtagtgacaacccttaggtcatgagtattttccagctgaatgaagacaaatattggagaataacatacatgtaattataccagtgccagtaatatgaaagaaaaaacgGGGAAAGTAatagtaattttgaatgttttgactcatatttcgaacacagcagaaccagtgacttagacatgcgttgtcgtgtcatagacacgcgttgtcgtgacacagacatatattgtcGTGGCgcagaacaaccagagtatatattccatatttttgggtgaacctggctcgtgcatggtataataccaAATAAACACTCCTGACTGATGATTATCTGACAATatcattcccccccccctcaatgtCACACACATGGAATCTGTTGGAACCTTTGAATAAAGACATGACTAAAACAGACCAATATAGATGAAAAATTCTCTTTATTAAGATGGAACACTTACTCCAAACCACTGGTTCACTTGCATTCACAATTTTAAGATGAGGTGTGTAGCCCCCGGAGTCCCACAGATAATCTCTCACCATAATGTGTAACCGAGCTTGATTTATTGTTTCCATGACGACACATGAAACAGCACGGTAGTTGGAGAAGAGATGTAGCGcagtgaaaaatacaaacatagtCCACATTAACCTTATGGTaaagaatgaaataagaaaaaGTATTACCTAATGGTAACATTTCAAAGTACCATGGTTGTAATATGGAGGGTTTTATGACATCAAGGGTTCAAACACTTAAATGCAAAGAGTTTCAAGTTAAAGGGATTTACAgtaatgtgatgtcatcaccagatgTTTCCCATACACCCTTACACAAAATTCCCAAAATGGCCGAACACATGTTCAATGGAACAGATAAACCCTTGCGTCAAATTCCCCAAATTGCTGGACACACGTTCAGTGAGTGCACTAGGgcttatttctttttttctttttttttacaagaattGTGCTACTTGATCACCCAAAGTTGTATGTAGgctgatagcagtaatcaaaacaaatctactaaagacagaaataagccTTGACTTTTCTTCTGAAGGTTACTTGTTCAACCATTGGTCAACTGATGTCATTAGTGTATTTTGTAATACATTCCCCAATTTCCAGATTGTGGGTCAGTTGAGACCATGGGGGTAACAACTTGAACTGACTTActgtgggttagttgacaccatgggtggtaacaacttgattgacttactgtgAGTTAGTTGACACCGTGAgggtaacaacttgattgacttactgtgggttagttgacaccgtgagggtaacaacttgattgacttactgtgggttagttgacaccatgagggtaacaacttgattgacttactgtgggttagttgacaccatggggGTAACAACTCAATTGACTTActgtgggttagttgacaccatgggggtaacaacttgattgacttactgtgggttagttgacaccatgagggtaacaacttgattgacttattgtgggttagttgacaccatgagggtaacaacttgattgacttactgttggttagttgacaccatgagggtaacaacttgattgacttattgtgggttagttgacaccatgagggtaacaacttgattgacttactgttggttagttgacaccatgagggtaacaacttgattgacttattgtgggttagttgacaccatgggggtaacaacttgattgacttactttgggttagttgacaccatgggggtaacaacttgattgacttactttgggttagttgacaccatgggggtaacaacttgattgacttactgtgggttagttgacaccatgggggtaacaacttgattgacttactgtgagttagttgacaccatgggggtaacaacttgattgacttactttgggttagttgacaccatgggggtaacaacttgattgacttactgtgggttagttgacaccatgggggtaacaacttgattgacttactttgggttagttgacaccatgagggtaacaacttgattgacttactgtgggttagttgacaccatgggggtaacaacttgattgacttactgtgggttagttgacaccatgagggtaacaacttgattgacttactgtgggttagttgacaccatgggggtaacaacttgattgacttactgtgggttagttgacaccatgagggtaacaacttgattgacttactgtgagttagttgacaccatgagggtaacaacttgattgacttactgtgggttagttgacaccatgggggtaacaacttgattgacttattgtgggttagttgacaccatgggggtaacaacttgattgacttactgtgggttagttgacaccatgggggtaacaacttgattgacttactgtgggttagttgacaccatgagggtaacaacttgattgacttactgtgggttagttgacaccatgagggtaacaacttgattgacttactgtgagttagttgacaccatgagggtaacaacttgattgacttactgtgggttagttgacaccatgggggtaacaatttgattgacttactgtgggttagttgacaccatgagggtaacaacttgattgacttactgtgggttagttgacaccGTGAGGGTAATGacttgattgacttactgtgggttagttgacaccatgagggtaacaacttgattgacttactgtgggttagttgacaccatgggggtaacgacttgattgacttactgtgggttagttgacaccatgagggtaacaacttgattgacttactttgggttagttgacaccatggggGTAACAACTCAATTGACTTActgtgggttagttgacaccatgggggtaacaacttgattgacttactgtgggttagttgacaccatgggggtaacaacttgattgacttactgtgggttagttgacaccatggggGTAACAACTCAATTGACTTActgtgggttagttgacaccatgggggtaacaacttgattgacttactgtgggttagttgacaccatgggggtaacaacttgattgacttactgttggttagttgacaccatgggggtaacaacttgattgacttactgtgggttagttgacaccatggggGTAACAACTCAATTGACTTActgtgggttagttgacaccatggggGTAACGACTTGATTGACCATTACAATTCTGTTGATGCTAAAAGTAACACCTTTTAGCACCTTCTtacacctgtacccatatggtgaataacgccaccagcctacgctttggggctatgtgtaaataaaacttgtttgtctaaactaagcatcttgctGGAACTCGTTGACACCTCTCAATCCGATAATGGTCAGTAGTTGTACCTCAGATCATagacaagaaactgtgttccttgtctgtgctcagatgttgtaccatggctcacagtcctgcttgcagacggtgcacgcgtttcgctcaacaccgtcctacgaaaagtaaccgtcctatagcgagtgcgaaaacaaaatactttcgcaccaataacaaaataattacatataattttttttataaagctatcaaatattagcaatcggtcgaatatgtactcattttacatctttttgacgatagtagtcgctggtatgatcacaaaaagtgtcgaaatcggaacttttccagttccgactgatttcaaagtcccgCCTTACAAACTCCGCCACATTTGATCGGGCGTCCACTTGGGCATAAATTacgattgaacttgtgatttcgggatttctggtcctccggactgggactagtacttttgtagccaaggcgaggtaaaattactaaatagtcgatttatttgctgatatttgaacacagatgcgttaaatctttagttactagcatttcaggtaagcccaggtttcacaactgtctctttgtaggcgacttactccgtatgcaagcagggcgacatggcccctcagaccactagtggtcaacCGGTCTGAGATGGATCATAGACTCTATGAAATGGATGTAGCCTAGTagaaatgtctatatttgtgaacagtaaggaatgtctctcagatagactgtgtccatgactgtacaatgttatgtcaatcaaggcctcttcgcaggtttgtgaaaatgatgctggggactaatctccatttcaaaaagggaagtttttctaactgaaaaaggtgtctgtcctgaatgttcgataacttgcatttccgtcattttctcgtctctgttaattttagcgacgaagggatatgatattctatagaacgccttttgttttatcaattacaaacaatagcatgtgaagggcgatataatgttgccttgtccgagaaacgggaagtacactagctgttttcacttcactgctcacacttacattgaagagctatgtagtcagtaatcttggctagtctattctattgtcaaacagaattttccctcaaatccaacatcactgtcagaatatattcgAGAAAGGTTTACAACGTTTAAACATTATTCATCCTGGattcaatagcaagtgtacattctttgatcacggatttgcgagtgcaaaacattataaaagcacgggactgcaattttgtgttccttgtctgtgtaacctcagaccactgaaaatattcattagtggtctgagtctgagttggaacacatctccgtttatagtgctagttgtgtgtattcactaagccgtttcaatataataatcatatggacgttttattttcaacatcacgcaaaccattggcctcttttcatggtagcgattagtctatctgctagacctcggatgttcttccgatacaatacgatacacgaccgaacatcgctatcgaggatggaacatccaagggaagccctcactgcgaacttcgttcgcttatagtatcgaaagaaagcacgaacatctagcagcaagactaggtagcgatttgacagacgccaacaaaatcgaattttagactctaatattactcttcgcacgtacagagtactttttataggataatatcataaaaagtgaataagagcaagcatctaacctagagtctaaaattagattttatccgataatggatatttgtgtaatgtcgcctcttcatggggtcaggtgtaaaaaagacgggtcaaaatttgaaaatgtgcactcagagaactgcgacacaactgctgacagagagttctcaaatcatatttcagagctaaggtggctattgtcctgtgtgttcattataaagcggccaagttcgcgtcacaatttgtaaaataacgctacgacattatactaaacaataaagaataaataagcctttgaagtttatgtgctcctactataaatacttcctatgaatctggccacagctactcatgtcctagtctagctgctagacctcaggtgttattccgaatttacaatacgacaaggaTGGGCGTTCGCCATCACAGCGAACTTCGTTGggagaaagcccgaacgtctagcagcaagacaactttctatagtggtctgagtgcaccatgcatacaatgaaaagatggaaaagaagattatgcaaatacccgacacttctttatttctgttgatatagatgatgaggccaattaacacatttctaccagcttagcatattaactaacctcGGATTTTCGAGGTTGGAAATTCTCAATTGGTCACACTTTAGCATCGGAGAGAATTGTAATGCTTACTGTGGGTTAGCTGACACCATGAgggtaacaacttgattgacttactgttggttagttgacaccatgagggtaacaacttgattgacttactgtgggttagttgacaccatgaGGGTAACAATttgattgacttactgtgggttagttgagaccatgggggtaacaacttgattgacttattgtgggttagttgacaccatgggggtaacaacttgattgacttactgtgagttagttgacaccatgggggtaacaacttgattgacttactgtgggttagttgacaccatggggGTAACAACTCAATTGACTTACTGTtggttagttgacaccatggggGTAACAACTCAATTGACTTACTGTtggttagttgacaccatgggggtaacaacttgattgacttactgtgAGTTAGTTGACACCATGAGGGTAACAATttgattgacttactgtgggttagttgacaccatgaGGGTAACAATttgattgacttactgtgggttagttgagaccatgggggtaacaacttgattgacttattgtgggttagttgacaccatgggggtaacaacttgattgacttactgtgggttagttgacaccatgggggtaacaacttgattgacttactgtgggttagttgacaccatggggGTAACAACTCAATTGACTTActgtgggttagttgacaccatgggggtaacgacttgattgacttactgtgggttagttgacaccatggggGTAACAACTCAATTGACTTActgtgggttagttgacaccatgggggtaacgacttgattgacttactgtgggttagttgacaccatgagggtaacaacttgattgacttactgtgggttagttgacaccatgagggtaacaacttgattgacttattgtgggttagttgacaccatgggggtaacaacttgattgacttattgtgggttagttgacaccatgggggtaacaacttgattgacttattgtgggttagttgacaccatgggggtaacaacttgattgacttactttgggttagttgacaccatgagggtaacaacttgattgacttactgtgggttagttgacaccatgggggtaacaacttgattgacttactgtgggttagttgacaccatgggggtaacaacttgattgacttactttgggttagttgacaccatgggggtaacaacttgattgacttactttgggttagttgacaccatgggggtaacaacttgattgacttactttgggttagttgacaccatgggggtaacaacttgattgacttactttgggttagttgacaccatgggggtaacaacttgattgacttactgtggGTTAGTTAAGACCGTGGGGGTAATGacttgattgacttactgtgggttagttgacaccatCAGGGTAACGacttgattgacttactgtgggttagttgacaccatCAGGGTAACGacttgattgacttactgtgggttagttgacaccatgggggtaacaacttgaatgacttactgtgggttagttgacaccatgggggtaacaacttgattgacttactgtgggttagttgacaccatgggggtaacgacttgattgacttactgtgggttagttgacaccatggggGTAACAACTCAATTGACTTActgtgggttagttgacaccatgggggtaacgacttgattgacttactgtgggttagttgacaccatgagggtaacaacttgattgacttactgtgggttagttgacaccatgagggtaacaacttgattgacttattgtgggttagttgacaccatgggggtaacaacttgattgacttattgtgggttagttgacaccatgggggtaacaacttgattgacttattgtgggttagttgacaccatgggggtaacaacttgattgacttactttgggttagttgacaccatgagggtaacaacttgattgacttactgtgggttagttgacaccatgggggtaacaacttgattgacttactgtgggttagttgacaccatgggggtaacaacttgattgacttactttgggttagttgacaccatgggggtaacaacttgattgacttactttgggttagttgacaccatgggggtaacaacttgattgacttactttgggttagttgacaccatgggggtaacaacttgattgacttactttgggttagttgacaccatgggggtaacaacttgattgacttactgtggGTTAGTTAAGACCGTGGGGGTAACGacttgattgacttactgtgggttagttgacaccatCAGGGTAACGacttgattgacttactgtgggttagttgacaccatCAGGGTAACGacttgattgacttactgtgggttagttgacaccatgggggtaacaacttgaatgacttactgtgggttagttgacaccatgggggtaacaacttgattgacttactgtgggttagttgacaccatgggggtaacaacttgattgacttactgtgagttagttgacaccatggggGTAACAACTCAATTGACTTActgtgggttagttgacaccatgggggtaacgacttgattgacttactgtgggttagttgacaccgtgagggtaacaacttgattgacttactgtgagttagttgacaccatgggggtaacaacttaattgacttactgtgggttagttgacaccgtgagggtaacaacttgattgacttactgtgagttagttgacaccatgagggtaacaacttgattgacttactgtgggttagttgacaccatgggggtaacaacttaattgacttactgtgggttagttgacaccgtgagggtaacaacttgattgacttactgtgagttagttgacaccatgggggtaacaacttaattgacttactgtgggttagttgacaccgtgagggtaacaacttgattgacttactttgggttagttgacaccatgagggtaacaacttgattgacttactgtgggttagttgacaccatgggggtaatgacttgattgacttactgtgggttagctgacaccatgggggtaacaacttgattgacttactgtggGTTAGTTGAGACCATGGGGGTAACGACAAGTCCACAAATTAATCCCATCAAATTCACCATTGTTTCCTAATAACACAAGTATACACAAATGAAAACGATAAAATCTTTGCTAGGTTGTCCCATGTCAGGCCATGCTTTTCCTCAATTGACAGGTAATACTTTAGTGCCACTGTGACAGTTGATAACATAACAGTATTGATCTATAGATACAAAACAGTGAGATCACACCTATTTACTTGTACAGACATTTTTACAgattcaaaatacatgtacatctacataatGGAGAGTACTGTAACACAAGAAAGCCAACATGTTTACAAAATCTGCCATCAAGTGCAGTATTCCTTTCATTTTTAATACCTGCACTGAAAGTATAAGCCGATGTTTTCATGCCCATCTATAAGCTGTGACCCTAGGTGACCTTAGGTAATTAGCATATGTCCAATATGGTATATTTACAATACTGTATGTAAATGTCAGGTCATATCCAAACTACCAACTGTTCAGCCATTTTTAACGGGGCAACATACTAGGGCACCCCGATTACATTTTCTGTTCAGAAAGAGAAATAAATTATGAGTTCATGTGTCTAACAATACTTTGAATACCCAAAGCCTCTTAAagttaaaggccaatgtcagaTTGGAAGCAAAAAACAATCGtctgacagagctatagaaagaGTTAATTCTGAACAAAAGTATGGTTCTATTTAATCctcaatgcatgtacatgtgtagctgCAAGGATAAGACTGTAATAATTATATGTAGTctgtgggattcaaacattggggtttaaatCATAAAGGCAGATGAAAAAAGTTTGCTTAAAATGCACTAAATGACAAATATTGTCACTGACCTGGCTCCCATCTTTAGCCGATACATCAGCCATGTTGTTTCTTCTTGCTTGGTGCATTGTTAAGGCTGCCCTAGTGGCACCTCCTGCCACACCTACCAGAGACTGTACAAAGGAAACAAACAGATTCATGTAAGTTTTATCAGGTGTTgatttatcaaaacaaaatattgaaaattgagAATGTGCAATAAAAACGCTGAAGATCACACATAATTAAATGAGCACTGATTGTTCATACCATGCTGAGTGATGCATTTCTCatcatgatgacatcattttcaaTTACTTGAATGTGAATGCCAGtggagacattttcataaactttgggttctagagagtcattttatgacctccactgaacaatgaatgagaaaCAAGTTTGAAGTTGTTGTTTCCTTGGCAATCATGTGTAAAGtgaatgtaaaatcatgaaccTGACTCTCAAGAACCCAGTTCATAAAAATACCTTAAAGTTTATTTCCTGCAGTGCTGTTTCCCTTCAATGAAAAGTGGTGTAATACTCAGAACGTTTGCTCACTtgtttaaaatgatttaattatttagTAACAGTACTCTGAACAAGTCATACTTAAATCTgcattagctgcaactggaacattttttcatcaaataatcaaagatatattcacttaAAAATGGCCAGTTACTTTAATAAAGATATcatatctgttaattagtggtcaatattatctgtaggtagtgtagtggcaagtttaaatcttcaGTCAAAGCTTGGTTTTAAATTTGTcatcatgttaaaactgtacaagttgtaactggagtatcattttttgatcagacaaccacaatgtATTCACAAACTTACCAATCATttgattgtacatgttaatcagtggtcaataCTATCATAAGGAGTACAGAAACAGATtgattgccgttgagggcgctaattTTTGGGTGACGACCCAAAAATCAAGTTGATTTGATTTACAGTCTAAAACAAcgacaacaaaatatatttacccatAGGTGATGCGATAGTGTTCACATtatacgatattacaagtattaTTGTACAACAAATCATTTTCaagaaaacattccagttgcagctagtgcagctttaagatTGAGTACCTTGCCAAAATAATGTCAGTATTTTGTACAATCTATACTCACCTTACACAAACCAGAGAAGCAGGCGATAAATCTAAAGTATTGTGATGGGAAGAGAGGTGATGAGAGTTCTACACACAAAGCAAAGTCATTCAAAATATCAGCAAAGAGCCGCCATCTTTTACAATCACTGTCTAGACTTGTCCTATaagaaaagaatgaaagaatgaaagaatgaaagaatgagGGCATAACTGTATTGATTTATAAAGAGAAAGACCAAATGTTTAGCACAAAAATCATACCTCAATTTCAAGAACTTTGATTAGCAAAAAAAGGTACTGTTTATAAGACTTTACTAACCCTTGCATCCATGCAAACAGTATTCGACCAACCATGCCAGTGCCATCTAGAAATAACAGGAAATAAATGCTATGAAGTGGAGACTATGTCCACACTTTCAGCCATTTAATTTCAGAAATTTTATAATAggcaaaaaaataataatgtggTTCTGATAATGGGcaattttcaaatattacatgtaggTATGCTTTTTCTTTGGTCTTGTTCAGGTTAGGTTTTCTGTTGTTTATCTAGAGCCCTTCCATATGGTCATTGCATTATGGGTCGTTttctatcagatatacagcTGTGACATATTGGCAATAcagttttatatcatttttaaagttgatgtcaatttcagcATCCTCATCACCACAGTGGGCACACACATCCTATGTGACTGCCATAGTATGGCATTTCTACAGACATGGCAGGTTAGGTTAGGTCTCAGTGGCATATTACTTGAATATAATTATGCAATGTGTATGGTTGTAATTTTTACCCTAACATGGTGGGTGGTCTTCAAAGGATCTGTTCAAATGTTCTGTTCATATTTACAGAGGTCAACAGAGACTTCTCATTGACGTAATCACACTTTCTGTACTATACACAGAAGACATTGTGTAGTATGCTGTATTtcaccatgttgttttgatcacatgaGGCAATAACgtcttcaaatctcactatttcttgcgCGACTTTGcacattttttctattttgtcaAATCACTTGCCTTTTAGAATCCATGTAATTGTTGCTGCTACAGGTGTTGCTGTTTCATCACCAACACCAACTCCTTTCAACATTGCTTGGGTTGCCAGGGTTCCTGTTAGATAACTGCAGAATGCCTGACACACAAAATACAGagaaaacatacatttgtatacataattatgtttatgtttgtaaatatgtttatcaggttggtaaaacatagtaatacatgtaaataattccTGTTATAGAAATGATGGGATCAACATGTCATCAACAAATCTTAAACTCCATACAATGTACCACTAAGAACATTccctaccaaatttcagaccaatctgcccagtagtggTTGAGTTTACGTT from Glandiceps talaboti chromosome 18, keGlaTala1.1, whole genome shotgun sequence includes:
- the LOC144449140 gene encoding RUS family member 1-like, which translates into the protein MKYTMDNIICEEVYGSQNSPVFYKRERDGQIHKVTDKHRRFSSVSQFFRSVFLPQGYPASVSEDYLTYQLWDTVQAFCSYLTGTLATQAMLKGVGVGDETATPVAATITWILKDGTGMVGRILFAWMQGTSLDSDCKRWRLFADILNDFALCVELSSPLFPSQYFRFIACFSGLCKSLVGVAGGATRAALTMHQARRNNMADVSAKDGSQETMVNLMGLICGLVVTPMVSTNPQLMWTMFVFFTALHLFSNYRAVSCVVMETINQARLHIMVRDYLWDSGGYTPHLKIVNASEPVVWKQQKITRIKLGTQFNQVVESVGDLEQLLQGRRDVNYLLAVDKNNNIGIVLHQDCRALDVLKSCFHAEIIDFVIQLAVSNKERPMYRLRDVDSLMGQLYALTNQGRGLSRADYTNIVLVSQSLADQLFPRFVKELENTGWVTDYNLLGPDEWRANWNLDGVSSKKIY